TCTTTACCTTCTGGACTCTCTACCTTCGTAATCTCTACCTCCGGTACTTTCCGCGGTGCCGATCCGTTAAACTCGGTCGGTATAGCCATTCGTTTTTCCGAAGTGTCAAAAGCGCTCCGGAAAATACCACGCGAAAGGATGCCCCATGGCCTCTAACGCCTCTCTGCTGAACGATATCCTCGCCATCGCCGAAGCCGCCAACGCCAAGGTGATGGAGATCTACGGCACCGATTTTTCGGTGGAGCACAAGGAAGACGAGTCGCCGGTGACCACGGCGGACCTGGCGTCTCACGATGTCATCGTCAAGGGGCTCGAGGCACTGACGCCGGACGTACCGATCCTGTCCGAGGAGTCTGCGCACGCGCCCTGGTCCGAGCGCAAGGAATGGACACGATTCTGGCTGGTTGACCCCATCGACGGCACCAAGGATTTCGTCAAACGAACCGGCGAGTTCACCGTGAATATCGCGCTGATCGAGGACGGCGTGCCGGTGCTGGGCGTGGTGACCGCGCCTGCCCTTGAAGAAGCGTTCTGGGGCATCAGAAATGAAGGGGCCTGGAAGCGGGATAGCGAAGGCCACACCCGTCAGCTCCACGTGGTCGTACCTCCACCGGTACGCCGGGTCGTCGCCAGCAAGAACCACCTCAACGAGGAGACCCGTTCCTTTATCGACGCCTTGGGTGAGCACTGCCTGGTGCAGGCCGGCAGCTCCCTGAAGTTCTGCCGCATTGCCGAGGGCAGGGCGGACATCTACCCGCGCATTGGCCCTACCTGTGAATGGGACACGGGCGCCGCCCAGGCTGTGCTGGAAGCCGCCGGCGGCAAGGTACAGACCATCGACGGCGAGCCTATGCGCTACGGCAAGGAGGACGTCATGAATCCTCACTTTATCGCCGCCGGTAGCTGGTATCAGGGCTGAGGCATCGGGCACAAGCGCATGACCACGTTCTATTGCCACACTCCCAGTCCCATCGGCGAACTGCTGCTGACCGGTGACGGCACATCCCTGACCCGTATCTATATGCGAAAGCAGAAATACGGTTGCGATGTAAAACCGGGCTGGGAGCAGGACGAATCCCAGTTCGGCGAGGCCAGGCGCCAGCTCGACGCCTACTTTGCCGGCGACCTCAAACAGTTTGATCTGCCCCTGGCGCCGGCGGGAACCGAGTTCCAGCAGTCGGTCTGGCGTGCGCTGGTCGAGATTCCCTATGGTGAAACCCGCAGCTACGGTGAGCTGGCCCGGCAACTGGGCAGCCCAAAGCTGAACCGGGCAGTCGGCACGGCCAACGGCCGCAATCCCATTTCGATCATCATCCCCTGCCACCGGGTCATCGGCGCCGACGGCAGCCTCACCGGCTACGGCGGCGGTGTGGAGCGCAAGCGCTGGCTGCTGGCCCATGAGGCGAGCAACGGCGAATACGGGCAGTTTGAATTGTTCTGACGCCTTCCGCGCCGCAAACATCGTGCGATTCGGCAGGGCCTTGCCAGCACGCTACGCTGTCACCAGATTCACCGGGAAGAGGAGCGTCATCCGTGGAAAATAGCGAACTTCAATACCTGCGCCGCTGCGTCGAGCTTGCGACCGAAGCCCTGGCGGTGGGCGACGAGCCATTTGGCTCGGTATTGGTCTCGGCCGAAGGGGAGATAGTGGCTGAGGACCACAACCACGTGGCCTCGGGTGACAATACCCGTCATCCTGAATTCGAGTTGGCCCGCTGGGCGGCGGCCAACATGACGCCCGAAGCGCGGGCGGCGGCAACGGTCTATACCTCTGGTGAGCATTGCCCGATGTGCGCTGCGGCCCATGCCTGGGTCGGATTGGGACGGATCGTATACGTCAGCTCCTCTGAACAGTTGACGGCCTGGCTTAGCGAACTGGAAGTGCCGCCCCCGCCGGTAAATACCCTGCCGATCAGCTCGGTTGCGCCCAGCGTTGTGGTTGAAGGGCCGGTGCCGGAGCTGGCCGAGCAGGTGCATGAACTGCACCGTCGTTTCTACACCGAGACCTGATTCACACGACCCGGTTGATCCAGCGCATCCTCTGACACTGATCCATGTTTATTCGTGGCCCTCTCGTAATGTTCGGGCGATTGAACTCAGCGGTCGTGGACGTCTAACCTGAAAAGAGGTTCATGGATGGAGCAGTCAGTCCGGGCTTGGAAGTTCGGCTGTCCGTCTGACACGGAGGGAGGAGGATGCCCGAAAGTCAGCGAATTGCCACAATTCGGAATGGTGCTTTTGACACGCCCATCGCAGGGCGTGAACCTGTATGTGGCTTCACCTTTGCTCACAGTTTTCTTTCCCTTCCAGTAACCCATTTGTCACTCGGCTATGGGCTCCCGAAGTTTACCCGTAAGCGTTCAGCCTTCCTGTGTGCGCCAGTGGAGCGAGTGACCAGCCGACGCCAAACGCTGCGGGGGTAATGTACCCATGCCGCAGCTCTTCCGGCGCCGGACCAATGGTTATGTCCAGCTTTTCCTGGCGCTGGTTGCACTGGTGGTGTTGCTGGCGGGCGTGGCACTGACACTTAACGGTTCCCCATACAACACCGGCCAGAACGCCATACCCGAACAGCCCGTGCCGTTCAGCCACCAGCATCATGTAGGGGGACTCGGTATCGATTGTCAGTACTGCCATACCAGTGTCGACCGGTCGTCCTTTGCGGGGTTGCCCGATACCCAGACCTGCATGACCTGCCACTCTCAACTCTGGACCAACGCTGACATGCTCGCGCCGGTCCGTCAGAGCCTGGCCCGGGAGGAACCGATCGAATGGACGCGGGTGCATGACCTGCCGGATTACGTCTATTTCAACCATCAGATGCATATCAACAACGGGGTCGGGTGCGAGTCGTGTCACGGTCGCGTCGACCGTATGCCGCTTATGCGCCAGGACAAGCCGCTGACGATGAAGTGGTGCCTGGATTGTCACCGCGATCCCGGCCCGCGTCTGCGACCGAGGGACAAGGTGACGGCAATGGGGTATTCACCGGAAAGCGGACGCAGTGATGAGGAGTATCTGAAGCTCTACGACATTCATACGGATCGAATGACCGAGTGCACTACATGCCACCGATAACGCCAATCGACTACAACCCATTGCGCGAACGGCTGGCCGGAAAGGAAGGCGTCGGCTACTGGCGCAGTCTGGCCGAGCTGGCCCAGACCCCGGAGTACGTCGATGCCGCGTCCGGTGAGTTCGGCGGCGAGGAAAAGCCCTGGGAAGCCCCGGTCAGTCGCCGCAACGTGCTGAAGCTGCTGGGTGCCAGCATGGCCCTGGCGGGCGTCACCGGCTGTAGTCGGCAGGCGGAAGAGCACATCGTGCCCTACGTGAACATGCCCGAGCAGATGGTGCCCGGCCAGCCGCGCTACTACGCCACCACAGCGCTTATCGGCGGCTACGCCCATGGTGTGTTGGCGGAAAGTCACGAAGGCCGGCCCACCAAGCTGGAGGGTAACCCCGACCATCCCGCGACGCTCGGCGCCTGCGACGCCATCGCCCAGGCGGCGGTTTTGTCGCTCTACGATCCCGATCGGTCTTCCGCGGTGCGCTATCACGGCGCGGTGTCCGGGTATGGCGCCTGTCTGGTGGAGCTGGCGGAAAAGGGCAAGCAATGGGACGAGCGTCAGGGGCAGGGGTTGGCGTTTGTTGTGGGCACGGTGACGTCGCCCAGTGAGGCGGCTCTTATCGAATCCCTGAGTGAACGTTGGCCCGAGGCCCGCTGGTACGTGCACGAGCCGGTGGATCGCAAGGCTGTGTACCAGGGTAGCGCCGCGCTATTCGGTCGCCCGCTGGAGCCGCGCTACGATTTTAGCCAGGTGGATGTCGCGCTGACGCTGGATGCGGATTTCCTGCAATCCCAGCCGGGTTTCCTGCGCTATGCCCACGACTTTATGGCGCGGCGCAGGCCCAGGGACCGGGAGACGGAATTGGCCCGGCTCTATGCGGTGGAATCGACGCCGTCAGTGGCCGGTGCCGTGGCCGATCACCTGGAGTTGAGGTCTTACGACGCTATCGAAGGGGCGGCACGGCAAATTGCAGCAGCGCTGGGACTGATGGTCGAGGCACCTGAAAACCCACCCTTACCTGAAGCCTGGGTTACCGCCTTGGCGGATGATTTACGGGCCCATCGGGGCCGGGCGCTCGTGGTTCCGGGCGAGCAGCAGCCGCAGGCCGTACACATGCTGGCCCATGGCATCAATGCCGAACTGGATGCGTTTGGCAGTACCCTTCACTGGATCGAGCCGGTGCCGACCTTGGTGACTGCACCGGGCTTGCCGGAACTGGCTGAATCCCTCCGTGCCGACGAGGTGGACGATCTGGTGATCCTGGGCAGTAACCCGGTCTACACAGCACCGGCGGACCTGGACTTCGAAGCTGCTCTCCAGCAGGTGCCCTGGCGCCTGCATTGGGGGGAGTACCGGGACGAAACCGCGCGACTCTCGCATTGGCACGTGCCGGCGGCCAACATGCTGGAGACCTGGGCAGATGGGCGCGCTTACGACGGTTCGGCCAGTCTGGTCCAGCCGCTGATCAAACCAATGCACGGTGGTCGCTCCGCGCTGCAAATACTGGATGCGTTGGCAACGGGGGTGGATCGCGAAGCCCGGGACTTGTTGATGGATTACTGGCGAGGGCAATACACCGGGCCGGATTTTCCAGGATTCTGGCGGCGTAGTCTGCATGACGGCGTGGTGGCAGACAGCGCCTACCCGGCACAGAGTGTCGAGCCCGTCGCGAATTGGGCGCAGACGCTGCCGGCACCTGCAGAGCCTTCTCAGGGGCTGACGTTGCAACTGCGCCCAGACCCGGCGCTCTGGGATGGCCGCTACGCCAACAACGGCTGGCTGCAGGAGCAGCCCCGGCCGATTACGACGCTGACCTGGGACAATGCCTTGCTCATCAGTCCGCGGTTGGCGGAAGCGCGGCAGCTGGGGGAGGGCCAGGTTGTCCAGGTGACCACCGACGCGGGTACGCTTGAGGCGCCTGTATATATCCTGCCGGGTCAGCCGGACAATACCGTCAATCTCCATATGGGCCATGGCCGGCGTTCAGCCGGGCGGGTGGCCGACGGTGTGGGCAGCAACGCCTTTCACGTGCGTGACAGCCGCCGACCCTGGGCGGTACCAGCGTCGATTAAAGCGACCGATAAACACCAGAAGCTGGCCGTGATCCAGGCGCATCACGATATCGAGGACCGGGACATGGTGCGCGG
The window above is part of the Marinobacter nanhaiticus D15-8W genome. Proteins encoded here:
- a CDS encoding nucleoside deaminase, yielding MENSELQYLRRCVELATEALAVGDEPFGSVLVSAEGEIVAEDHNHVASGDNTRHPEFELARWAAANMTPEARAAATVYTSGEHCPMCAAAHAWVGLGRIVYVSSSEQLTAWLSELEVPPPPVNTLPISSVAPSVVVEGPVPELAEQVHELHRRFYTET
- a CDS encoding TAT-variant-translocated molybdopterin oxidoreductase encodes the protein MPPITPIDYNPLRERLAGKEGVGYWRSLAELAQTPEYVDAASGEFGGEEKPWEAPVSRRNVLKLLGASMALAGVTGCSRQAEEHIVPYVNMPEQMVPGQPRYYATTALIGGYAHGVLAESHEGRPTKLEGNPDHPATLGACDAIAQAAVLSLYDPDRSSAVRYHGAVSGYGACLVELAEKGKQWDERQGQGLAFVVGTVTSPSEAALIESLSERWPEARWYVHEPVDRKAVYQGSAALFGRPLEPRYDFSQVDVALTLDADFLQSQPGFLRYAHDFMARRRPRDRETELARLYAVESTPSVAGAVADHLELRSYDAIEGAARQIAAALGLMVEAPENPPLPEAWVTALADDLRAHRGRALVVPGEQQPQAVHMLAHGINAELDAFGSTLHWIEPVPTLVTAPGLPELAESLRADEVDDLVILGSNPVYTAPADLDFEAALQQVPWRLHWGEYRDETARLSHWHVPAANMLETWADGRAYDGSASLVQPLIKPMHGGRSALQILDALATGVDREARDLLMDYWRGQYTGPDFPGFWRRSLHDGVVADSAYPAQSVEPVANWAQTLPAPAEPSQGLTLQLRPDPALWDGRYANNGWLQEQPRPITTLTWDNALLISPRLAEARQLGEGQVVQVTTDAGTLEAPVYILPGQPDNTVNLHMGHGRRSAGRVADGVGSNAFHVRDSRRPWAVPASIKATDKHQKLAVIQAHHDIEDRDMVRGASLQTYRDNPAFAQHEHHELSLYPEPWPAEREAEHAWGMVIDLSACTGCNACVTACQAENNIPIVGPEEVSRGHDMHWIRVDRYFEGELDGPRMTFQPVPCMHCENAPCEYVCPVGATQHSADGLNEMLYQRCVGTRYCSQNCPYKVRRFNWFDYTSAQAAYPAEPPVQNPDVTVRSRGVMEKCTYCVQRINSARHNAEAENRPIAEGELQTACQQSCPTEAIVFGDLAQRDSEVKHLKEHPLNYAMLGHLNTRPRTTYLAAVRNPNPALEGKG
- a CDS encoding cytochrome c3 family protein produces the protein MPQLFRRRTNGYVQLFLALVALVVLLAGVALTLNGSPYNTGQNAIPEQPVPFSHQHHVGGLGIDCQYCHTSVDRSSFAGLPDTQTCMTCHSQLWTNADMLAPVRQSLAREEPIEWTRVHDLPDYVYFNHQMHINNGVGCESCHGRVDRMPLMRQDKPLTMKWCLDCHRDPGPRLRPRDKVTAMGYSPESGRSDEEYLKLYDIHTDRMTECTTCHR
- the cysQ gene encoding 3'(2'),5'-bisphosphate nucleotidase CysQ, whose protein sequence is MASNASLLNDILAIAEAANAKVMEIYGTDFSVEHKEDESPVTTADLASHDVIVKGLEALTPDVPILSEESAHAPWSERKEWTRFWLVDPIDGTKDFVKRTGEFTVNIALIEDGVPVLGVVTAPALEEAFWGIRNEGAWKRDSEGHTRQLHVVVPPPVRRVVASKNHLNEETRSFIDALGEHCLVQAGSSLKFCRIAEGRADIYPRIGPTCEWDTGAAQAVLEAAGGKVQTIDGEPMRYGKEDVMNPHFIAAGSWYQG
- a CDS encoding methylated-DNA--[protein]-cysteine S-methyltransferase, which gives rise to MTTFYCHTPSPIGELLLTGDGTSLTRIYMRKQKYGCDVKPGWEQDESQFGEARRQLDAYFAGDLKQFDLPLAPAGTEFQQSVWRALVEIPYGETRSYGELARQLGSPKLNRAVGTANGRNPISIIIPCHRVIGADGSLTGYGGGVERKRWLLAHEASNGEYGQFELF